From the Longimicrobium sp. genome, the window GCCCCAGGAGGGTCTCAAGTGACTCACCCGCTATGCAGATTCCATCTGTGAAGCCGGCGGTCTTTGCTTCGTCCCGGACGAGCCGCTGCAGCGGTTCGCGCAGGGTGCTGGGTGTCACGAAAGCGAAGACCTGAACCGGATAGGCGCCCTCGTCACGCAGGGCAACTGCCTTGCGCAGGTCGCTGCGGATTTTCCTGATGATCCGATCCCGCTCGACCTCCAGACGTTCAGGCTTCGTGGGGCAGTAAACGGCGTGCAACTCGCCGTTCGATCGGTCGAAGCCGTCGAGGCCACCGTCCCCGCCGGCGTCGTCGACCACCTGGTAGTTGCTTACGCCCCGCTCTGCGACCATAAGCGCACGGACCATCGCCTGAAAAAGTGCGGGGTCACGGATTTCCCTGATCTGCATTCGTCCTCGCAACGGGTAGGGCGCGTGCACGTCGCCTCTCCTGCTGGTTGAGCCCCGCGGACAGGAGAGGGATGCTGTCGTGCTTGCGACAGCATCGCACGATGGTCGCCTGCTCCCGTCCCTTCCTGTTGAAATCCCGATGGGCGCTATGTAGTCGATCCACAGCCAGCGGATCCAGCCGCCAGGAGAATCCGCACGAGCACTGGGCCTCGCACGTCAGCTGCGCGACGCCCATCAGAGTGGCGCCGGTGCATCGACAACGCGCACGACATCGCTGAACCAGCCGATGATGTCAGGATGTGCCTGCAGCTTTTCCTCGATCTCCGTCCGTGTCCACCAGTCTATCCAGAACCTACCGCGCCTGCGCAGGTGGTCCAAGTGGTCAAACAACCCAGACGTGATCGTTGAAGAAACCGCCAACAGGTAGCCATTGGCATCGTGGTGCTCCAATAGGTCGCGGATATCCCGCACCCGTGACTTGTCGACCGGCCGGCGATAAGCCTTGCATTGGACAATGACGCGGCGTTCACGGCTGGGCGTCTCATCCAACGAGAGCGCCTCACCTGGGAGAGGCGGAGTCGTCCACGTCGCGAGGAGGTCGCGACCCCCATCCCGGTCTTTGCTACTTCCGACCTTCCTGACCCAAAGAACGGAGGGTTCCCGCCTTACGAGTTCCATGATCAACAGTTCGAACCGTTCATCATCGATCGACTCGCTCCAGCGAAAATGCTGTGCTGGATAGAGGCTTGTGATCGTTTCTCTGTACGTCTCCCGGATGCGCGCGCGTTCGCGCTCAAAGCGCTTGCGCCCCGACTCGCATAGCAGCGTTACGAAGTGGTGTCGGCCTACCGCCACGAGTCGGTTTTCGAGAGGGACCAACAGCACTTCGGATGGCCGCGTAGTCGGCTCGCAAGCCCTCATCACGCGATGGAGGTTACGCACATCTTTGTGCCCGACTGCATGGCTTGACAGCTCCGACAGGAAGAACGTTTGGCTCGGCCCCTGGAGCGTCGTCCACCGCTGTTTTGCGGTGAGTGCGTTTCGCGTGCACTCGGCGAGCCCGGGTACGCGCAAGACGGTTACCGAAGGGCGTACACTCCGAAAATGGCGCCATGGAGGGTTCACCCGGTGCATCCACTGACTTTCCAACTTAGCGCTTTCTTTAGGTAGTGCGCCCAGGATCTGGCTGGCCCACTCATCCACGGGCGTCGGTCCGGTCGCCTCCTCCTCGGCACGCTCACTCAGCGCGGGTAACCAGTCGGTGTGCGTGATGAACCATCTCGCGAATGCAGGTAAGCTGGAGAGCGCATCCTTGATCACGCCGGCTCCCGATTCATCCGCCGGAAGGCTGAAGCCATCCGGCTGCCCGAGCGTTATGTACCGCGAGTACAGCTCGGTATCGATCCCGGTGATCGGGTGCACCTCATCCCAAAGGGCGCAGGAGATTCCGTTCCGGATGCGTAGGAATACGGCGAACAGCGTCGACAACCCATCGTGCAGATCGGTGCGTTCGTTAGGGTAGGCACTCCAACCGTCCGTGCGCACCCGGAACATGAGCCCGAGGGTCTCACCCTCCTCCGCGGCCTCCCAGATCGGCTCGATCTCAGAGGGCCGCTGTTCGAGGCTCTGGTAGTGGTCTGCCAGGTCTGCTAAAACCCGCTTTGCGGGTGTCGACATAAGGGAGTGCGTCTGGAGGTGCCTGGAGTTGCAGCCGGGGCTCTGGATGCGATGGGAGCCTCCTCGTCTCCGGCCGCAACGGTCTACAGGTGAACAGCCGCGCGGGACACCATTCCAGCGGCACGCGCTCGGATCGGGCGACTCGGTACGCGTAGACGGCCTTGTCGCTCTCGCGTTGGGTGTGCGCGCGACGAGCAGTCCGCGGGGGCTCTCTGGCGCCTCTATGGTGGGGGCGAGCCTGCTGATCGCGTGGTGCCGCGCGGCGATGACTCAGCGAGGTGGAACCGCGTTGCCGGTCGCCCAGGCATGCCTGCGGCATGCAGCCCATCCGGTTCTCAGGGCGGGAGCGGGTTATTTTAGAATAACGGGTCATCCCGTGAGCGGGTACCGGCGAACCTTTAGTGCGCATAACGTTCGATGACCAAATAATTCTCGACTACATGCGTGTCCAGCCGCAGCGAGAGCTCACGAAAGAAGTTGCTTGCATCGACCGCCTTACGTAGATCATGACCGAGCACCCGACCATGTGCGATCCCGTTGCGCTGGTCGCGGATCGTATGGAACCGGTCATGTTCAGCTTGTGAGACTGGATAAGTAAGTAGGTCCGCCATGAGATCGGGAATGTGAACGGATTTCCAACGTTTGCGTTGGGCCACGACCTGTCTCAGGCCAAATAGCATGAGTCGCTGAGACGGCCAGAGGACAGGCTCGTTTCGGAGAGCTGCCACGTGCTTTCTGTATTGATCTGCACGCCCAGGGTTGTGGTTCATACGCAGCAGGGCAAGCGCTCGATCAGCTTCCGGTGACCGAGCACGCGGTGAGAACTGCTTGCGGATGGCCCGTTCGACACCCTCCTCTCCCCCGTGAAACTGGAGAACCTCGTCAATGAGTGAAAAGAAGTACGCTTCGAAGTAGGAGAATATCGACAGTAGCAAAGTCGCACCGAGCACGGTTGGATATTCCTTCAGTGTTCGTTTCTCGGTCGAGTATGGCTCGCGCGATGCTCGAAATGACGGGTTCGTCGCAAGGTATGCTCGAGAATCGAGTTCGTGGGCGGCGAGGGCGTGTGCTAGTTGCGGTGCTGCCGTTGTGACGAGGACCGCGAAGTCAAGCATCTGCTGCGATTGGCTACGCCACACCACGTAAGCATTGCTGTGTCTGAGCATCCGATCTCCATATGTTGCCTGAGCTATGGAATGGGCGGAGTTGCTATTGTACTTAGCACAAAGATAGTCGAGCGTAAAGATGCGCCTCGTGCAGCGACCATGGTCCGAGTGGTCCCGATCTACCGATTCTTGGAAGTCATGGTTTCTGGCCCGGTGCGAAAGTGAGGGGGCGTGTCTATCTAATAGGAGTTACGCAGTTGGCTAAGATCGCAGGCGCTGCCTGGGCTCGCTAAGGCACCTGTATTCACGCTCGAAAACCGACTTTGCGGCGGTTTCCCGCGGTCCCGCTCGCTGAACGGCATTCCGCAGGCGAGATCCAACTGCGTAACTCCTATCTAAGTCCAAGAGCGCGCGGCCCCTGTGGGTCGATGGACGATGCGGATCGACGTTCGTGTTGCGCGCGCCCGACCCCACTCGCCGCGCCGTGTCTACAGGTGTAGCACGACAGCGACGATCTCGGAAGGCCTGGGAGCGCACCGCCAACCCCGGCCGGAAACAAAACCCTTGACTTGCGCGATGGATCGCGCAGAAAGTGGGAGCCGCCCCGGTTTATGGAGGCCGCACTGGTCTCCCGCGAGCGTGGATTCACACGCCGGCTGCTCCCGCCCCACCCGAGCTTCCCCGCTACAGGACGGTCTCATCCGCCAACAGCCCGAGCCGGAGCCCACCATGCGAGTCAGAAACCGATGGTGCTGGGTTGCAGCCGCTCTTGCCCTCTACGTCCCATCGTCCGCCGTAGGGCAGATGAAGGCTGACGTGATCAGCGTCGAACAGGCCGAGTCGAGCTTGCTCGAGCTCTCCGACGCGGCTGTCCTCCTTCCCCTGCTGCTCACACTCTGTTCGTTATCACCCTCGTTTCCTCACCTCCATCCGGGATAACTCCATGCCTCGCATGTCTCGGTGCGCCTTCTGGGCAGCTCTTCCGGTCCTCCTGAGTGCGAAGGCGGCATCCTCACAGGTCGAATCGTCGCCGGATATCTTCTACCGCTCCCTCGCAAACGCAGTATGGAGCGCGGCTGGGGATCTGGAACTCTCCCTGTCGGCGGGGCACTGGCAGCAGAATGTAGGCGGCCGGCGGGTCCGCTGGCGGAACGACGCAAACACGGTTGCGCATCTCACCTTCGATTACCGGAACGGTGCGCTCGCGGGCGCCAAACTTCGCGTGCGACCCGCGGCACATCTTTGGGCTGGGACCGGCGGCACATCGTTCTCAGTCGCCTTCGACTCCGCACGATACGATAACTACGGCCGCGTGGTCGAGTGGTGGGTACGCCCGGACAACTTTAACGCGGATGTCGCCGCGAGTTATCCGACAATCCAGCAGGCGCTCGAGTTGAAAACGTCTCCGGGCGAGACGTTCATCGCACGTCCCTTCGCTCGTTTCGAGAACCCGCAACGGTGCGATGCAGGTTGGGGCGGGTGTGTCATGAACCGACCGATGGTTACAGAGGTGCGCTTTCGAAACCATGGCGCGGGCTCCGGGTTGGCGGTCGAGTTCAAACCCAACTCAACGATCTACTTCTCCCGGAGTGGTGGCGGGCGCTTTGACAACTTCGTGACTCTGCGCGCAGGAAGTGGCGTCACGTTCGACCACGTGCGCTACGACATGGCGACACGCGAGGTGCAGGGACACCTGCTGAACCTCACGCTCGACGCGCATGGCGGGGAGCTCAGCAGCACAGACCTACGGTTGATCATGCGTTCGGGCGCCGGCATCCGATTCAACGACGTGCGTTTCGCGCGCGACCCATCCGGCTCCTACATCAATGCTGACCTTGGGACTCTTGAGTTCGACGCGGGAACGGGGTCTCGCATTGGCCTGACGCGCGGCCACCAGAACAACTCCCATCTGAATTTGGAGAACGGGTCGCGTCTGACGCTCCACGGTTTCCAGCTAGGGGTGGACGACCGGCGCAGCACGAGGGTGCGCATCGGGGCGGGGAGCAACATTGCGCTCCAGATCCGTGGCGGCCAATTGGGCATAGGGCAGCGTGGCTTCTTGGCCCTTGGGACAGGATCGCTGAATGGGTCGCTAGACGGCTCGTGGGACTCGGTCGATCCGTCACCCGACACCCAGTTGGGCGTGCGGCTGCTCGATGTCTCCGTCACCGGCGGTGTGCTCCCCATTAATGGGGAGACGACGTTGACGCTGACCGGCGGGCGGGCACACTCGACGGATCTGCGCTTGGTCGGCCGCAATTTCGCAGGGGTGGTGGGAACCTTCGATGATCTCAACGTATCGGTTGAGGATCGGAGTACGTTTGGAGTGCCGGGTAGCTTCCGCGTGGTCACGAGGCCGGGCGCACAGATCGTGGCCGCGACGCCCAGCAAGCCGCTCCGGTTCGACGAAGGCTCCGGGCATCCTTCAGGTACACTTGCCTTGACGCTTCCGTACCGCCGATTTGAGCCGGCGCGGGGCCAGTCGGTCGTTCTCCGGGATGGGACCCTCCGCTTCGCGGTGACGCAAGAACAGAATGGTGCAATCGCGGGTACCGACGGGAGCTTGGACGGAACACTAGAGGCGACCGCGGGTGGTACCGCGCTCACGATGAGGATGGAGTTGGACGATATGGCTCTGACCCGCCCGGCGGGGGGGGACGCGCAACTCGAAGCACGCGTGCGTGCGGTCGTGCAGCCGGGCTTTGTGATCGATGCGGTCACCCCGTGGGGTGGCGTCGTCGAGGACGTGAGTCTATACCCCGTTCACCTGACGACGCGTATTGCAAGCGCTACCCCGACGACTGAGGGTCGGCTCAAGGTTGTCCGGGGTGATGTCACCCTCGACTCGCTCGTACTCACCCCCACGATCACGCTAACCATCCCGGCGGGAAGCGGCGAGCATCCGGAATTCGACAACCCGAACAGCGCCAATGGCACCCATGGGCCAGACGAATTCAGGGGTTGGCAAGAGCTGATGGTGGTCGACAAACAATGCAACCTGCACATCTACCTTAAGCCGACGACCTACAGCGTACGCAGTCGCCTGGGCCTCTACATCCGCACCGGTGAGCTGGACGTCAAGCTCTCGGGTTTCCAGCCAGACCGGGGTATCGAATTTGGACGTGACGGCTGCGATCCAAGCCTTGCGCTGACCATCATCGGTGCGGTCGCGGGTGGGGCCGTGCTCGGACCCATCGGGGTGGCCGGGGGCGGTCTCCTCGGTCGACACATCGGCAATGACTTGAATGACCAGATCGACGCCACAATCGCGACCAAGATGGATGAGAAGATCAACGGCTTCAACAAGCGTTGGACGATACACGCACCCTGAACTTCGGGTGATCCCACGCCCGCCCGAACTCGGGCGACGCTCGCTTGAACATATTCCAAGCGCCGTCGACCGAGCAGCGAAAACGCGGCGCTCCCCTGTTGCAATGCCGGGCTCCGACCGGCCGCTAAATGGCCACGGTCCCAGCCAGGCGTGATCCCCTGCGAGCGTCACTAGCTTCCTAGGAAGAACCAAGCCCCTCCTCGATCGGCTGAGGAGGGGCTTCGTGTTGCTCCGCCTCACTTTTCGCGGGCGACGTACTCGAAGATCCGTCATCGGAACGGCTGGTCCAGTCGTTCGAAGTTGACGCGTCGCGCTACTCCGGCGTGTGGCTGAAGGCGAGGTGGTGCTCGTCTCCGAACTCGTCGCCTGCGAAGAGTATCGAGATCCCGACGGCGGCGAGTAGGCACACGAACGCCAGCTTGATCCGCTCCTCATGAGCGGACGCCCCGTTGTCTCCGAGGAAGCGCAGGTGTCCTCCCCGCCGCTGCCGGTCCGGCACGCCAGCGCCCATCGCATCTGTGCGTTGCACAGCCCGCGGAATTCTCTAGGGCGGTTCTGCACCGCCCCCGCCTCTTGCAATTCTGATGCGGCAGCGTGCCGGATCCGCCGGCGAGCACTCGAGCGCCAGAACGGAAACCCGTGCTTCACCGGAGGCCACGGTCAGGAGGCGAGACTGAGCCTATCGCCCGAAGGTAGCACCGTTCTCCTTCTGGCGTGAACCGCACGGCGGAAAGCATTATTACGTGATACACGCCGGCGCATTCCGAATGCGGCCGCCGAATGTCCACACCTCCGCCGAGGCCGCATGAGCGTACCCGATTCCGGCGCCACCGAACCGCCCCGAACTCTCGCCCAACAACTCGTGGAGGTCTACACCACGACTGGTGTGCAGTGGGGCGATGTGGATCTGGTCTTCTTCGGCAGGTCCGGTACACTGGCCCGGTTGAGTGAATACGCGGTGGTCCTCAAAAGACTTAATCGCGGGGGGCAGCGTATCTTCGAGAATGTCTGCATCATCTGGCCTACCCAAGACGAGGAAGTCGCAGCGCAGATCAGGAATCAGTTCGGCGAACTCCTCGCTGAAATGCGAGGAGGTCCTCTTTCAAGTGCCGAGGTCGACGTGGCATTTGAGGGAGTCCGTGTTGCGTTTCCAGACACACTGGAACTCGATTCACTGATCGAGGTCATGAATGGCGCAACGTCCCGGAGCGCGTTTGTTGTGGCGCATGCGGCGTGGTATCGCGCTCCATCTATAACAGATGCTATTCTTGATCCTGCGTTTCCTGGTGACGTGTGGGCACTCCATCTACACGCGTTGCTTCTGAGGGCGACTGCAGTCGGATCCGCCTCGGAGTGCTACGTGCTCTTGGACACAGGGGAGGAGTTCTCCGTACGCGACGAGCATCGTGATCTCTTGTTTTCGGTGGAGCGGACCGCCGTCCTAGTCGGGGGGGAGCCGTCTGTAGAGGAAGGCATCCGTCTCGATCACCAGCGCTGGCTCACGCTGGCGCGTAGCGGAGACCTGGAGGCGGCGCTGATCGAGGTGGATGCCCGGGAGGACCTTCCACAGAGTACCAAGACGCTGGTTCGACTCCAGCTCCTTGACGCCGCTGGCTTTCGGCGCATGGTCCGCGCTGAGCTCGACGCGGATCCTGATATCGCGACCGGGTTGGTCCCCGAGGCCGCGCTTCAGCTTGCCCGATTGGCCGAGAACGCCGATGCAGATGAGTTGGCGGCGCAGCTCGTGGCAGATGCCCTGGAACGGTTAGCCACCCGGCATTCCCTCGAACTTGCTCTACAGATCGCCGAACGCGTCGATGACGCAGCCCTCGTGACAGCCGTGGAGACGCGGATCCGAGACTACTTCCCCCACTCTGATGCGCTCCTGCGCCGACGGGCCCGTTCTTTTGCGGTTGAGCAACGCTACGTCGAAGCGGCCGCACTGCTTCGGGGTGTTTCATCCCCTGAGACGGCGGAACTTGCAGATTTTTGGGAGTTCCTGGGCCAGCAGGCTGGAACCTCCGGTCCCGCAGACGCGGCCTGGATCATGGAGCAGGTTATCGAGCGATTCCCCAGTAGGGTTGACGAAGCGCACCGGTTCTGCTCTGAAAGGCTGATTGGCGAGGAGCGAGTGGATGAGGCGCTGCGGATTCTCGTTCAGGAACCCTCGCCGGGGTCGCCCGTGACCCGCCCACAGGAGTTCGCTGCGATCGATCTGATTCAGCGCGCGTCACTTCGAGGCTACCCGATACGTCCCGATGTGTTGGCATTCGCATTAGAGCGCGTCATCGGGCTTCTCGCAGCGCACCCCACCGACGAATCTGTTCGGTTTAAGGTGTTGCGGACACTCTCCCCGGAGTTTTTAGGCCTGCTAGGTACCAGCGCTCTGGCCGTGGTGATGCTGTCCATCTCGGAGCGTCCCGTTGAAGTGCGTAGGCGCCGACGTCCTTTGCTGATGGGCGGTACGTCTGAGGATGAGTACCGCGGGCTCGTTCATAGCGCTACAAATTGGTACCACGCTGGGGTGCGCACCGCGTTTGGTACCCGAACATTTCCGGAGGACCTGCTCGAGATCCCTCCTGACCAGGCGCTCGCAGGTGTGGCCGTGCTCGCCGATGAGGTTGCACGACAGTTCGACGAATTTGAAGACCACGCTGCGCTCGTTTTCTATCTGGCACTGGCCACTGCTATCGCCCCGCTGACTTCCGAGCCAGACCAGGACCTGATCATTCTGCGGCAGGTGGCAATGCGTCTTACGCAGTCCGGCCAGATGCAGCTGGCGCGGGACTGGGCGGAGCAGATGCTCGCCCTTACCCACCGCCAAGGGCGGCGTGCTCGGTTGGCGTGGATGTCCTATGCAGAGGTGTACCATCGCAGCGGGAACGTTCAGGAGGGAATGCTCGCGATCTGTTGTGCGATGGCCTCGTCGCCGGAGACCACCTGGGAAGACGTCTGGTACGAGCGCATGCTGATGTTTCGCCTACTTCGCGATGTTGAACTCCTCGAGGACGCTCGCCCGCTCCTCGGGGACGCACGGCGCGCGCTACAGCACCTCGGCCTCGAGGAGCGTCAATCCATCCGGGTCGATACGGCGGAGCTCCAGATCGACACGATGGAATACAACCATGACAACACGCGTGACGAGGCGCGGCTGCTCGGGTTGATCGACCGGGGTACCGAGAACCTGCGTAGCGTGCTCTCCACCGCCGGCGAGCTTCCCCCGGCGACGGTGATGCTCGCATCGCTGCTGCAGATCGCCCGCCGGGAGGGACTTGCCGTCCCGCCGGAAACTTTCGAAGCGTTCGCCGATGCCCTCACCCGCCTGGGGCCCGGGCTCAGGGAAATTGCCGAGATGGTGGGGAGCACCGAACCGCAACTTGAGCAGCTTGTCGCAATCGCCAATCGGATACAGCCGGCACGGTACACCGAAGATATCGGAACCGACCTTCACCAGTTCGTCAGGCTGGCGCGCCGACTGCTGGCGAGCAATGCGGCACAAGATCCAGCGGCCGCCATTTACGCGATCGAGGCGCTCACGGACCATACCACCGCGCTACCCGGGCCGGAATCCCGCACGCGTCTCATCGACTCGGCCGCGGGCCCTGCAGAAGCCGCACGCGAGATTGCCAGGGATGGGCTTGGAGTCGTGATGATAGGAGTGGGCGAGAGGCGGTTGTACCGGGTGATCGTTGAGGACGGTGCGCTCGGGGATACCGTTGAAGAAACGGATGAAACCTTCTCGGTAGATCGCATCGGAGCCTGGTCCGTCGCTTACCCGTACGGGTACCATGAGGCCGCGTCGCAGGAGTTTTACACGACCACAGAGGGGATTGGGCTCAGCGCTCTGCCGGTGCGCGCCGTCGTAGTCGCGAGCACCCACCTGCAAGGCTTCCCGCCGAATCTGTTGCAGATTAGCGGCGAGCTGGCTGGGCGTGGGCACCGCGTCGCTGCAGCCCCATCGCTGACCTGGCTCCACGCCGCTCGGTCGAATCCATTTGTGGGTGACCGGCGCCGGCTCGCGTGGATTCCGGTTGGTAGCCGCGTAGAGCCCTTCCTAGCTCTGACGGTGCTTACCGACCTCCTGCGCCAGACGCTCGAAGAGCATGGGGTCGAGCTCTCAGAAGGTGCTGAGCCACCCGAGGGTGCAGCCGGGGCGGAGCTGGTGATCGTCGGAGCGCACGGGAGCGTCGCCGAGGAGAATCGATTCTTCAGGGTCCTCAGAGACGATGCCGATATGACGATAACGCCTGCGTCACTCTCAACCAGCATCGCTGGAGTAGGGACGGTGATCCTCTTTGTTTGTTCAGGTGGCAGACTCGACCACGATCCGACCGCGAGTGCGGTGCTCGGTCTGGCGAAGCGGCTTCTCGCCCGGGGGTGCCGCGCCGTCGTGGCCGCACCCTGGCCGCTGGAGGTAGTGCTCCCGCACCAGTGGCTGCCTACATTCCTGCGCGAATGGGACAAGGGCGTGCCCGTGATCGACGCATGCTACGCAGCCAATACGGCGGTGCGTATCAGCTCGCAAGAGGATCCCAAGCGGTACCTGGCGATGACGGTGTACGGTGACCCTCTCATCACCAGAACGATGTAGGTACGCGGGTCGATGGCCCCACGCCGCGCGCTTACGGCCTGGGTAGTGGCCGCTCTCGCTCCCGTTAGGGGAGCGAGAGCGGCCCCATGACTACCGGGTTGGATCCCGATACCGCCAGTGCTGGTTGGCACCGCCCGTACAACGGAACAGCATCATGCGGGTACCGTTGCCCGTTGCTGCTCCACGTACGTCGATGCACAGGCCATTGATCCCCCGCAACTCACCGCTCGGTGTGAGATCCCACTGCTGGTTCGCGCGTCCGTGGCAATCCCAAACCTTTACAGGATCATAGACCTTCCCGTTGTGCCCGTCCACGCACATCCCATGGACCCGGAGCGTGCGATCCGGCATACGACGGAACCGCTGGTTCGCGAGCCCGCTCCCCAGGCAGTCCCAGAGATGCAGCTCCGTGCCCCGCGCACCGGAGGGCGCATCCATGCAGCGGCCGCCGGGGAGCATGGTGGCGACGC encodes:
- a CDS encoding CHAT domain-containing protein: MSVPDSGATEPPRTLAQQLVEVYTTTGVQWGDVDLVFFGRSGTLARLSEYAVVLKRLNRGGQRIFENVCIIWPTQDEEVAAQIRNQFGELLAEMRGGPLSSAEVDVAFEGVRVAFPDTLELDSLIEVMNGATSRSAFVVAHAAWYRAPSITDAILDPAFPGDVWALHLHALLLRATAVGSASECYVLLDTGEEFSVRDEHRDLLFSVERTAVLVGGEPSVEEGIRLDHQRWLTLARSGDLEAALIEVDAREDLPQSTKTLVRLQLLDAAGFRRMVRAELDADPDIATGLVPEAALQLARLAENADADELAAQLVADALERLATRHSLELALQIAERVDDAALVTAVETRIRDYFPHSDALLRRRARSFAVEQRYVEAAALLRGVSSPETAELADFWEFLGQQAGTSGPADAAWIMEQVIERFPSRVDEAHRFCSERLIGEERVDEALRILVQEPSPGSPVTRPQEFAAIDLIQRASLRGYPIRPDVLAFALERVIGLLAAHPTDESVRFKVLRTLSPEFLGLLGTSALAVVMLSISERPVEVRRRRRPLLMGGTSEDEYRGLVHSATNWYHAGVRTAFGTRTFPEDLLEIPPDQALAGVAVLADEVARQFDEFEDHAALVFYLALATAIAPLTSEPDQDLIILRQVAMRLTQSGQMQLARDWAEQMLALTHRQGRRARLAWMSYAEVYHRSGNVQEGMLAICCAMASSPETTWEDVWYERMLMFRLLRDVELLEDARPLLGDARRALQHLGLEERQSIRVDTAELQIDTMEYNHDNTRDEARLLGLIDRGTENLRSVLSTAGELPPATVMLASLLQIARREGLAVPPETFEAFADALTRLGPGLREIAEMVGSTEPQLEQLVAIANRIQPARYTEDIGTDLHQFVRLARRLLASNAAQDPAAAIYAIEALTDHTTALPGPESRTRLIDSAAGPAEAAREIARDGLGVVMIGVGERRLYRVIVEDGALGDTVEETDETFSVDRIGAWSVAYPYGYHEAASQEFYTTTEGIGLSALPVRAVVVASTHLQGFPPNLLQISGELAGRGHRVAAAPSLTWLHAARSNPFVGDRRRLAWIPVGSRVEPFLALTVLTDLLRQTLEEHGVELSEGAEPPEGAAGAELVIVGAHGSVAEENRFFRVLRDDADMTITPASLSTSIAGVGTVILFVCSGGRLDHDPTASAVLGLAKRLLARGCRAVVAAPWPLEVVLPHQWLPTFLREWDKGVPVIDACYAANTAVRISSQEDPKRYLAMTVYGDPLITRTM
- a CDS encoding restriction endonuclease gives rise to the protein MSTPAKRVLADLADHYQSLEQRPSEIEPIWEAAEEGETLGLMFRVRTDGWSAYPNERTDLHDGLSTLFAVFLRIRNGISCALWDEVHPITGIDTELYSRYITLGQPDGFSLPADESGAGVIKDALSSLPAFARWFITHTDWLPALSERAEEEATGPTPVDEWASQILGALPKESAKLESQWMHRVNPPWRHFRSVRPSVTVLRVPGLAECTRNALTAKQRWTTLQGPSQTFFLSELSSHAVGHKDVRNLHRVMRACEPTTRPSEVLLVPLENRLVAVGRHHFVTLLCESGRKRFERERARIRETYRETITSLYPAQHFRWSESIDDERFELLIMELVRREPSVLWVRKVGSSKDRDGGRDLLATWTTPPLPGEALSLDETPSRERRVIVQCKAYRRPVDKSRVRDIRDLLEHHDANGYLLAVSSTITSGLFDHLDHLRRRGRFWIDWWTRTEIEEKLQAHPDIIGWFSDVVRVVDAPAPL